One segment of Pseudoalteromonas rubra DNA contains the following:
- a CDS encoding GFA family protein yields the protein MKYTGSCHCKVVQFEFESEQITEALQCNCSVCIRKNAIMSKQSFTSDVFLLLSGKAQLSTYHWGDCDVNHYFCKVCGIYPFHDTTYEPGTYRVNLGCVDGLEPRLLSIIEFDGKNQL from the coding sequence ATGAAATATACGGGAAGCTGCCACTGTAAAGTAGTGCAATTTGAGTTTGAAAGCGAACAGATCACAGAGGCACTACAATGCAATTGCTCTGTGTGCATTAGAAAAAACGCCATTATGTCAAAGCAAAGCTTCACATCAGACGTGTTTTTACTGTTATCAGGTAAAGCACAGCTAAGTACTTACCATTGGGGAGATTGTGATGTGAATCATTACTTCTGCAAGGTGTGTGGGATTTACCCGTTTCATGACACAACTTACGAGCCGGGCACTTATCGAGTGAACTTAGGTTGTGTAGATGGACTGGAGCCACGCTTGCTTTCGATTATTGAATTTGATGGCAAAAATCAGTTGTAA
- a CDS encoding response regulator: protein MKIIVADDHHIVRQGLLALFQKAQIGTIIADTGSGEQAWALIRLHEPDIAILDITIGDISGLSICHRIQAHELKTRVIFLTEHKDIKVIDHALEAGASGYLLKNDTFATLVDAMQAVYLGKGYISPANKKQLHHYRTNKSDFEITFREKEIIRHIAQGQTNKEIGEALCISAKTVDAHRTRVMKKLGFNKAAQLVRFALKEGICF, encoded by the coding sequence ATGAAAATCATTGTTGCCGACGATCACCATATTGTCAGGCAGGGATTGCTTGCTCTTTTTCAAAAAGCGCAAATTGGCACCATCATTGCCGATACCGGTTCAGGCGAACAGGCATGGGCTCTGATCCGCTTACATGAACCTGATATTGCCATTTTGGATATCACCATAGGCGACATAAGCGGGCTGAGTATCTGTCACCGCATACAGGCACATGAACTGAAAACACGGGTGATCTTCCTTACCGAGCATAAAGATATCAAAGTCATCGATCATGCCCTTGAGGCAGGGGCATCGGGTTACTTGCTCAAAAACGATACCTTTGCCACTTTGGTTGATGCCATGCAGGCCGTATATCTTGGTAAGGGTTACATCAGCCCCGCCAATAAAAAACAGCTTCATCATTACCGCACCAACAAATCTGATTTTGAGATCACATTCAGAGAAAAAGAAATAATCCGCCACATTGCTCAAGGACAGACCAATAAAGAGATTGGCGAAGCCCTGTGTATTTCGGCTAAAACGGTGGATGCACATCGTACCCGGGTTATGAAAAAGCTTGGGTTCAATAAAGCAGCCCAGTTAGTACGCTTCGCGCTGAAAGAAGGCATTTGCTTCTGA
- a CDS encoding dockerin type I domain-containing protein, with amino-acid sequence MHTHLTSLAKRIKQQVSLPLTKSPSMLLVAALCLPLTALAQTPTQASDPMQLNSTSSSYSKGAAATQLKDDSYIVTWVGSTSNGEYSRIFARHYHMDGTPKGERFIVNSLASANELPGIVSLEDGGYAISWQHSYDDLQGYTRLKSLVKRFNAQSQPVSSEFEVVSDKTLYKTKSELAALTNGGMVVALILGSDSDVYVKLYDADNRSQGSFIRVPLPNYTRTSKVKITELDTGFIVTWLSSSGNRYNIHGQRYNQSGETDGAMLTFAEGLSSINYSTETLSNSDVLISWQELQEDGHIYAKRYNPSAETITEAFVVNTSPIVKKPSSINPSAVQTAPSVTGLENGNYLISWFSDTPNSNGVIYAQMFNAQNEQKGEEFQVFASSSTATSASFVESLNAEKVLIGWTQASAETSNFDIFTQQYQYAGSVAQSLELGMPTGTILEGDTVHLPIKVKGANIYGLDTIINVSDTTKARISGGDYGEFLPSDERLSVPMGISDNQWDGALALMAPATAKSGEGDFATVTLIAEQAGTVNLTLQAQMTDQQGNYLNQSNTDYTLSIEESVTLTGNVADLGIAGDFIYVTLYINGQRVTINPDGSFSVCVGLGEVTMSLSAPGHLTAEKQITLTAGQADIDFGQIPLAGGDSNGDNVIDIADLTQLLGAYRSVDGQHNGYVMAADFNRDGAINLQDLTLLGANFGKQGPQSW; translated from the coding sequence ATGCACACTCATTTAACCTCGCTCGCTAAACGTATTAAACAGCAGGTCAGCCTGCCTCTTACCAAGTCTCCCTCAATGCTGCTAGTCGCTGCACTCTGCCTGCCATTAACAGCTTTAGCCCAAACTCCCACTCAAGCCAGTGACCCCATGCAACTCAACTCAACCAGCAGTAGTTACTCAAAAGGAGCTGCTGCGACGCAGCTAAAAGATGACAGTTATATTGTGACCTGGGTAGGCTCTACTTCCAACGGTGAGTACAGCAGAATATTTGCAAGACACTACCATATGGATGGTACACCCAAAGGTGAGCGCTTTATTGTGAACTCTCTTGCCTCCGCCAATGAACTCCCGGGTATAGTTAGTTTGGAAGACGGGGGATATGCCATCTCATGGCAACATAGTTATGACGATCTTCAGGGCTATACCCGTTTAAAATCCCTGGTAAAACGATTTAACGCACAAAGTCAGCCAGTCAGCTCAGAATTCGAAGTTGTATCAGATAAAACGCTCTACAAGACCAAGTCCGAGTTGGCGGCACTGACGAATGGTGGCATGGTCGTTGCTTTGATCCTTGGTTCAGATTCAGATGTCTATGTGAAGCTCTACGACGCAGACAACCGCAGCCAGGGAAGCTTTATCAGGGTACCACTTCCGAACTATACGAGGACGAGCAAAGTAAAAATTACCGAGCTTGATACAGGCTTTATTGTTACCTGGTTAAGCAGCAGCGGAAACCGCTACAACATTCACGGTCAACGCTACAATCAGTCCGGAGAAACCGATGGCGCAATGCTCACCTTCGCTGAAGGACTTTCTTCTATCAACTATAGCACTGAAACTTTGAGCAATAGTGACGTTCTCATCAGTTGGCAAGAATTGCAAGAAGACGGCCACATATACGCAAAAAGATACAACCCCAGTGCTGAAACTATAACAGAGGCATTTGTTGTAAATACCAGCCCGATAGTTAAAAAACCGTCCTCTATTAATCCATCAGCGGTACAAACGGCCCCCTCTGTTACGGGACTTGAGAATGGAAACTACCTCATAAGCTGGTTTAGCGACACCCCAAACAGCAACGGTGTAATTTATGCTCAGATGTTCAATGCTCAAAACGAGCAAAAAGGTGAGGAATTTCAAGTCTTTGCCAGCAGCAGTACGGCCACCAGCGCTTCCTTTGTTGAATCTCTCAATGCTGAGAAGGTTTTAATAGGTTGGACACAGGCATCTGCAGAGACGAGTAACTTTGATATCTTCACTCAGCAATATCAATATGCCGGCTCAGTAGCACAATCACTGGAGCTGGGTATGCCGACTGGCACAATATTAGAAGGCGATACCGTGCACCTGCCAATCAAGGTAAAGGGTGCTAATATCTACGGTTTAGATACCATCATCAATGTCAGTGACACCACCAAAGCCCGCATTTCTGGCGGGGATTATGGCGAGTTTTTACCCTCCGATGAGCGTCTATCCGTGCCCATGGGTATCAGCGACAATCAGTGGGATGGTGCACTGGCGCTGATGGCCCCGGCCACCGCCAAATCCGGCGAAGGTGACTTTGCCACTGTCACTCTGATTGCCGAGCAAGCCGGTACGGTGAACCTCACCTTGCAAGCGCAAATGACCGACCAGCAAGGCAACTACCTGAACCAGAGCAATACCGACTATACATTGTCCATCGAAGAGTCTGTGACTTTAACTGGCAATGTTGCCGACTTAGGCATTGCTGGTGACTTTATTTACGTCACCCTCTATATCAACGGACAGCGCGTCACCATTAACCCGGATGGCAGTTTCTCCGTGTGCGTCGGCCTGGGCGAGGTCACGATGTCTCTGAGTGCACCGGGCCACCTTACGGCCGAGAAACAGATCACGCTGACAGCGGGTCAGGCTGACATTGACTTCGGCCAGATCCCATTAGCTGGTGGTGACAGCAATGGCGATAACGTCATCGACATTGCTGACCTGACCCAGTTATTGGGTGCCTATCGCTCAGTGGATGGCCAACACAATGGCTATGTGATGGCGGCTGACTTTAATCGCGACGGCGCAATTAACCTGCAGGATTTAACCCTGCTGGGTGCCAACTTTGGCAAACAAGGACCACAAAGCTGGTAA
- a CDS encoding LysE family translocator, which translates to MFPLDVFLTYTLACLLLVISPGPDNLLAIARGLSQGRLAAIVSGLSSGAGILFHVQAATFGLTLLIQTSEIAFYAVKLVGAAYLIWLGVKVLRTRQLFSLHDAPAQPLLRIFSMGFLSAALNPKPGIFVLAFVPQFVNPELGSVTTQMLGYGVWFALLTAAGFALMGIFSSHLSVWLQQKPRFVLGLNVGAGATFIASGLAVALMKQKQPAGV; encoded by the coding sequence ATGTTTCCTCTTGATGTTTTCCTGACCTACACCCTGGCATGCCTGCTATTAGTGATCTCACCGGGACCAGACAATTTATTGGCGATAGCGCGCGGTTTGAGTCAGGGGCGGCTGGCGGCCATTGTGTCCGGGCTATCGTCAGGTGCCGGGATCTTGTTTCATGTTCAGGCTGCAACCTTTGGCCTGACTTTGCTGATCCAAACCTCGGAGATAGCCTTTTATGCGGTCAAGCTGGTTGGCGCGGCTTACCTTATTTGGCTGGGTGTGAAGGTGCTCCGGACCCGCCAGTTGTTTTCGCTGCACGATGCGCCGGCTCAGCCATTACTACGAATTTTCTCAATGGGTTTTTTATCTGCCGCACTAAACCCTAAGCCGGGGATTTTTGTGCTGGCGTTTGTGCCGCAGTTTGTGAACCCTGAATTGGGCTCAGTAACAACTCAGATGCTCGGCTACGGTGTCTGGTTCGCCTTGCTGACAGCGGCTGGGTTTGCACTGATGGGGATTTTTTCATCGCATTTATCGGTGTGGTTACAACAGAAACCTCGTTTTGTGTTGGGCCTGAACGTGGGAGCCGGTGCGACATTTATCGCCTCTGGTCTGGCTGTAGCCTTGATGAAACAAAAGCAGCCAGCTGGTGTTTAG
- a CDS encoding VPS10 domain-containing protein, whose protein sequence is MHQLKLGRTMRIALFGAATALCSLPGLAAKGDEGVLSAATFKGLELRNIGPGFMSGRIADIAIDPQDTSVWYVGVGSGGVWKTHNAGVTWQPIFDDQPVYSIGAVVLDPNNSNTVWVGTGENVGGRHVSFGDGIYVSHDGGANWTNMGLKNSGHISEIIVHPTDSNTLWVAAQGPLWSKGGQRGLYKTTDGGKTWDKVLGDNDWTGVTDVAIDPRDPNVLYAATWQRHRTVAAYYGGGPGSGLHKSTDGGKTWQKLAQGLPKGEMGKIGLEVSPIDPDVVYAAIELNRRTGAVYRSADRGASWVKGADAVAGGTGPHYYQELYASPHHFDHIYLAGVRLHESKDGGKSFKRMEEKDKHGDNHAMEFIAGDKNYMMVGSDGGLYESFDSGVHWRYHENLPVTQYYKLALDDDKPFYNIYGGTQDNNTQGGPSRTLNSHGILNTDWKVVLFGDGHQPATEPDNPDIVYAQWQQGNLTRYDRTTGEIVYIKPQPGKGEKPERFNWDAPILVSPHKPSRLYFASHRVWQSEDRGDSWTPISGDLTKNRERIHQPIMGGKQGWDGAWDMFAMSQYSTITSLSESPLVEGLLYAGTDDGHIQITENGGKSWRKVDVKRLPKVPNTAFINDIKADLFDPDTVYIALDNHKFGDYKPYLLKSTNRGKSWKSIASNLPDKHLVWRVVQDHVDPDLLFAGTEFGLFFTVDGGKRWVELTGNVPTISFRDLAIQRRENDLVGASFGRGFFVLDDYRALRNLSEDKLEQGSLLFPTRDALWYIERSPLGGGEVGTQGGNKYRAPNPDFGATFTYYLKDDIKSLKAQRQATEKALKEDDKSVGVPAWEKLEAEVRQQQPAIWFTIRDEQGNVIRKVQGKTKKGLHRVNWDLRWPAHQAIGVQGNYFSPDPQGPLVTPGTYSVSMSKEVDGQITQLEAPQTFKVVQLHQRNALKAIDGEKVAAFWKELANVQRVASATGQALGKAVKRLDMLEQSLDRTSVAPGEFDSQFATIRNQLLALDSRLNGNPAKNQVGAWNDEATVGDRLFHALIGTSYSTYGPTPAIRTSVDLATEELRAIRNELQTILSETIPAFEQQMQAKGAPWVPGQSLPKI, encoded by the coding sequence ATGCATCAACTAAAACTTGGCCGCACTATGCGTATCGCATTGTTCGGTGCAGCCACTGCGCTCTGTAGCTTACCTGGGCTAGCTGCAAAAGGAGACGAAGGGGTACTCTCTGCAGCCACTTTTAAAGGGTTAGAGCTGAGAAATATTGGTCCTGGCTTTATGTCAGGTCGTATTGCTGATATCGCCATTGATCCCCAAGATACCAGTGTCTGGTATGTAGGGGTTGGCTCCGGCGGAGTATGGAAAACGCATAATGCAGGCGTGACCTGGCAACCCATTTTTGATGATCAGCCCGTTTACTCAATCGGTGCAGTAGTGTTGGACCCAAATAATAGTAATACCGTTTGGGTAGGCACGGGTGAAAACGTCGGCGGTCGCCATGTCAGCTTTGGTGATGGTATCTATGTCAGCCATGATGGTGGCGCAAACTGGACCAATATGGGGCTGAAAAACTCCGGTCATATTTCTGAGATCATTGTACATCCAACGGACTCAAATACACTCTGGGTTGCTGCACAGGGCCCACTGTGGAGCAAAGGTGGTCAACGTGGTCTGTACAAAACCACCGATGGCGGAAAAACCTGGGATAAAGTGCTGGGTGATAATGACTGGACCGGCGTGACCGATGTGGCCATCGACCCACGTGATCCTAACGTATTGTATGCTGCTACCTGGCAACGGCACCGTACCGTAGCGGCGTATTATGGCGGTGGTCCGGGTTCCGGCTTACATAAATCCACAGATGGTGGCAAAACCTGGCAAAAGTTGGCGCAAGGGTTACCGAAAGGAGAAATGGGCAAGATAGGCCTTGAAGTTTCCCCAATAGACCCGGATGTCGTGTACGCCGCCATTGAATTGAATCGCCGTACAGGCGCCGTGTATCGTTCGGCTGATCGGGGTGCGTCGTGGGTTAAAGGAGCCGATGCCGTTGCTGGTGGTACCGGACCACATTACTATCAGGAACTCTACGCCAGCCCTCACCATTTTGATCATATCTACCTGGCTGGTGTACGTTTGCATGAGTCCAAAGACGGTGGCAAATCTTTTAAACGGATGGAAGAAAAGGATAAGCATGGTGATAACCATGCCATGGAATTTATTGCCGGTGATAAGAACTACATGATGGTGGGGTCCGACGGTGGTTTATATGAAAGCTTCGACAGTGGTGTGCACTGGCGCTACCACGAAAATCTGCCGGTGACTCAGTATTATAAGCTGGCGCTGGATGACGATAAGCCGTTTTACAATATTTACGGTGGGACACAGGACAATAATACTCAGGGTGGCCCGTCTCGTACTCTAAACAGCCACGGTATTCTCAACACTGACTGGAAAGTGGTGTTGTTTGGTGATGGTCACCAGCCAGCCACAGAGCCGGATAACCCGGATATTGTGTATGCGCAATGGCAGCAGGGCAACCTGACCCGCTACGATCGCACCACAGGTGAGATAGTTTATATTAAGCCTCAGCCGGGTAAGGGTGAAAAGCCTGAACGCTTTAACTGGGATGCCCCCATTCTGGTTAGTCCACACAAACCTTCACGGTTGTACTTTGCCTCACATAGGGTTTGGCAGTCGGAAGACCGTGGTGACAGCTGGACACCTATCTCGGGTGATCTGACTAAGAATCGAGAACGAATTCATCAGCCTATCATGGGTGGTAAGCAGGGCTGGGATGGTGCCTGGGACATGTTTGCGATGTCACAATACAGCACTATTACATCCTTGTCTGAATCTCCCCTGGTGGAAGGTCTGCTGTATGCCGGTACCGACGATGGCCATATTCAGATCACTGAAAATGGGGGTAAGTCCTGGCGTAAAGTGGATGTCAAGCGATTGCCTAAGGTACCAAATACGGCATTTATCAATGACATCAAAGCCGACTTGTTCGATCCTGACACGGTTTATATTGCGCTGGATAATCACAAGTTCGGCGACTATAAGCCTTACTTACTAAAAAGTACTAACCGTGGTAAGTCCTGGAAGTCAATTGCTAGCAATTTACCTGACAAGCACCTAGTTTGGCGTGTAGTACAAGATCATGTCGACCCGGATCTGCTGTTCGCTGGGACTGAATTTGGTTTGTTCTTTACTGTCGATGGCGGTAAGCGTTGGGTGGAGCTGACGGGTAATGTTCCGACGATTTCGTTCCGCGACTTGGCTATCCAGCGTCGTGAAAATGACCTGGTGGGGGCCAGCTTTGGCCGGGGTTTCTTTGTTCTGGATGACTATCGGGCGTTGCGTAACCTGTCAGAAGACAAGCTGGAGCAGGGATCTTTACTATTCCCAACCCGTGATGCGCTATGGTATATCGAGCGCAGCCCGCTCGGTGGTGGTGAAGTGGGCACTCAGGGTGGTAACAAATACCGTGCACCGAATCCGGATTTTGGCGCCACCTTTACCTACTATCTGAAAGACGACATCAAGAGTCTCAAGGCACAGCGCCAGGCAACAGAAAAAGCACTGAAAGAAGACGATAAGTCGGTGGGTGTACCAGCATGGGAAAAACTTGAAGCTGAGGTGCGTCAACAGCAACCTGCCATTTGGTTCACTATTCGTGATGAGCAGGGTAATGTGATCCGTAAGGTACAGGGTAAGACCAAAAAAGGCCTGCATCGGGTTAACTGGGATCTGCGTTGGCCTGCGCATCAGGCCATAGGCGTACAGGGCAATTATTTCTCACCTGACCCGCAAGGCCCACTTGTGACGCCGGGCACTTACAGCGTTAGCATGAGCAAAGAGGTTGATGGCCAAATCACCCAATTAGAGGCACCACAAACCTTTAAAGTGGTGCAGCTGCACCAGCGTAATGCCCTAAAGGCCATTGATGGCGAAAAAGTGGCCGCGTTCTGGAAAGAGTTGGCTAATGTACAGCGCGTAGCCAGCGCTACTGGTCAGGCATTGGGTAAAGCCGTGAAGCGACTGGATATGCTTGAACAGTCGCTGGATCGTACCTCAGTCGCCCCTGGTGAGTTTGATAGCCAGTTTGCGACTATCCGCAACCAGTTACTGGCACTGGATAGCCGCCTGAACGGTAATCCTGCTAAAAACCAGGTGGGTGCCTGGAATGACGAGGCCACAGTAGGTGACCGTTTGTTCCACGCATTGATTGGTACCAGTTATTCGACGTACGGTCCGACCCCTGCTATTCGTACTAGTGTGGATCTGGCAACGGAAGAACTCAGAGCGATCCGCAATGAACTGCAGACTATTCTGAGCGAGACTATTCCTGCGTTTGAGCAGCAAATGCAAGCCAAAGGGGCACCTTGGGTCCCAGGTCAGTCATTGCCAAAGATTTAA
- a CDS encoding cohesin domain-containing protein: protein MKYIMYIATLLMSISALAEPGRIYLQTANPQIKIGSEFYVDVMVADLPDVYGVQLTLNYDAKSITLVDQDTKTKGAQLEHGNFLNANGLYVLRNQANTQQGTIQYIVSQVAPTKSAAGSGRLARLYFSGPADATDTELSIQVAEFGTRSGEKYTYTPHAALNLSFDTNYQIQAKPGIALKAWGLGLAACFLLLALTSTLFRRSRLETKAQPTT from the coding sequence ATGAAATATATAATGTATATTGCCACGTTGCTAATGAGCATCAGTGCGCTTGCAGAGCCAGGGCGTATTTATCTACAGACCGCTAACCCACAAATTAAAATCGGCAGCGAATTTTATGTCGATGTGATGGTGGCAGATCTGCCTGATGTCTACGGCGTGCAATTAACCCTGAACTACGACGCCAAATCCATCACCTTGGTAGATCAGGACACAAAAACCAAGGGGGCTCAGCTAGAGCACGGTAATTTTCTTAACGCTAACGGTCTGTATGTATTGCGAAATCAAGCGAATACACAACAAGGAACAATACAGTATATCGTTAGCCAGGTTGCACCAACAAAAAGCGCTGCGGGTAGTGGGCGCCTTGCCCGGCTGTATTTTAGTGGACCCGCGGACGCCACGGATACCGAGCTATCCATTCAGGTTGCTGAGTTTGGTACGCGAAGTGGAGAAAAATACACGTACACACCTCATGCAGCTTTGAACCTGAGTTTTGATACCAACTACCAAATCCAGGCCAAACCCGGCATTGCGCTCAAAGCCTGGGGACTGGGATTAGCTGCATGCTTTTTACTGCTAGCATTGACGTCAACCCTGTTTCGCAGAAGCCGCTTAGAGACTAAAGCTCAGCCAACAACTTAA
- a CDS encoding TonB-dependent receptor — MKLNILAKSVGLALISAATASTSAIADEAKELDVIVVQGQKIDRTLQETPSSVAVVTSKDMEKNNLQNINDVFAMMPNVAGDFNQGFSIRGVDSFSVSGGGNSFLTSMYLDGAPLPFRMVKSGGLSVWDLAQVEVFRGPQSTLQGRNALAGAIMMRSQDPTYEPSAKLKATVGQHGQQEYAFAGGMGLVEDMLAFRVSYEDKQTDGDIDNITRGDTANFENSETLRAKLLFEPNDDVDVLFTYTNNDNRFGAQFALYDFGGTPFDRQVDFNSPIWEETKTDIYNLEVSWDLNDTTSLHSVTTYNESDYRYNWDGDMQPTQLVKDNYDHRIDETFSQEFRVTYESDAIQAAFGLYASQVDVDDKAQGQRLMTLEQAVRAPDLVTAVTGLLMQQGLPAEMAAQTAAAVAPFYPDIDPINLELNYGLTQKIKTAAIYGDLTWSVTEQIDLLAGLRYDTEEQTNSANNAYKINNPMPDPAQVPAQIAPVISGINAYLHGFAEAASGVEPATKEDFSAWLPKLGATYHFNQDMSTSFIYQKGYRSGGVGFNVARSNIFSYDPEYTNNYELSLRSVWLDGKLVVNANAFLLKWQDQQVIKRYSSSPYDTETINAAESEVKGFETEVFYYPSNNWSVTAGVGLAKSEFTDFGHLTGRAFEDAPELTANLATNYTFDNGFYVNVNAKYTDSSTAYLDPAASLTAEKYAINSDPVNDQHTIVNTQLGYNWDNYTVRLDVRNLFDKDYISTYFKDADNQGNPFTSYGQMYLGKSRQVSLTLQMDF; from the coding sequence ATGAAACTGAATATTTTGGCTAAATCTGTCGGATTGGCGCTGATCTCTGCCGCCACGGCATCAACTTCAGCCATTGCAGACGAAGCAAAAGAACTGGATGTTATCGTAGTACAAGGTCAGAAGATTGACCGTACTTTGCAGGAAACCCCAAGCAGTGTTGCGGTTGTTACCAGCAAAGATATGGAAAAGAATAACTTGCAGAATATCAATGATGTATTTGCAATGATGCCAAATGTCGCCGGTGACTTTAACCAGGGTTTCAGTATCCGTGGCGTCGATTCATTCTCAGTGTCCGGTGGGGGTAACAGCTTTTTGACCAGTATGTACCTGGATGGTGCACCACTGCCGTTTCGCATGGTAAAAAGCGGCGGTTTGTCTGTATGGGATCTGGCACAGGTTGAAGTATTCCGTGGTCCACAATCAACCCTACAAGGACGCAACGCGCTGGCGGGTGCTATCATGATGCGCTCACAAGACCCAACTTATGAACCAAGTGCAAAGCTAAAAGCAACGGTGGGTCAACATGGCCAGCAAGAGTATGCCTTTGCCGGGGGCATGGGTCTGGTAGAAGACATGCTGGCGTTCAGAGTAAGCTACGAAGACAAGCAAACCGATGGTGACATAGACAACATCACCCGGGGTGACACGGCAAATTTTGAAAACAGCGAAACATTACGTGCCAAACTACTATTTGAGCCAAACGACGATGTTGATGTGTTGTTCACGTATACCAACAATGACAACCGCTTTGGTGCTCAGTTCGCCCTGTATGACTTCGGTGGCACACCTTTTGACCGTCAGGTTGATTTCAACTCACCAATTTGGGAAGAAACTAAAACCGACATTTATAACCTGGAGGTAAGCTGGGATCTCAACGACACAACGTCGCTACACTCAGTCACAACCTATAACGAGTCTGACTATCGCTACAACTGGGATGGCGATATGCAGCCTACCCAGCTTGTAAAAGATAACTATGACCACCGTATCGATGAAACCTTCAGCCAGGAATTCAGAGTAACCTATGAATCGGATGCAATTCAGGCTGCATTTGGTCTTTATGCGTCACAAGTCGACGTGGATGATAAAGCACAAGGTCAGCGTCTGATGACCCTGGAGCAAGCGGTCAGAGCACCCGATCTGGTTACCGCAGTAACAGGCCTGCTAATGCAACAAGGCCTGCCTGCCGAAATGGCAGCACAAACAGCGGCAGCGGTTGCCCCATTCTACCCAGATATTGACCCAATTAATCTTGAACTCAATTATGGCCTGACTCAGAAAATCAAAACAGCCGCGATTTATGGCGACCTGACCTGGTCTGTTACAGAGCAAATTGACCTACTAGCCGGGCTGCGCTATGACACTGAAGAGCAAACTAATAGTGCCAATAATGCTTACAAGATCAATAACCCAATGCCAGATCCAGCTCAGGTTCCAGCACAAATTGCACCAGTTATTAGTGGCATCAATGCCTACCTGCACGGCTTTGCAGAAGCCGCTTCTGGTGTAGAGCCTGCAACCAAAGAAGACTTCAGCGCGTGGTTGCCAAAACTAGGTGCCACCTATCACTTTAACCAGGATATGTCGACCAGCTTCATCTACCAAAAAGGCTATCGCTCTGGTGGGGTAGGATTTAACGTCGCACGCTCAAATATTTTCAGCTACGACCCTGAATACACCAACAACTATGAGCTGTCTTTGCGCTCTGTGTGGCTGGATGGCAAACTGGTAGTCAATGCCAATGCCTTCTTACTGAAATGGCAAGATCAGCAGGTCATCAAGCGTTACTCTTCATCACCGTATGACACAGAAACCATCAATGCCGCAGAATCAGAAGTGAAAGGGTTTGAGACCGAAGTCTTCTACTACCCAAGTAACAACTGGTCTGTGACTGCAGGTGTGGGACTGGCAAAATCTGAATTTACGGATTTTGGCCACCTGACCGGGCGTGCGTTTGAAGATGCGCCTGAACTCACGGCGAATCTGGCGACTAATTACACCTTTGATAATGGCTTCTATGTGAATGTCAACGCCAAGTACACTGATTCAAGTACCGCATACCTGGATCCTGCCGCATCCCTGACCGCAGAAAAGTATGCGATTAATTCAGATCCTGTCAATGATCAACATACGATTGTGAATACGCAGCTGGGCTACAACTGGGATAACTACACCGTGCGCCTGGATGTGAGAAACCTGTTCGATAAAGACTATATCAGCACCTACTTTAAAGATGCCGATAATCAGGGTAACCCGTTCACCAGCTACGGCCAGATGTACCTTGGTAAATCTCGTCAGGTGTCATTAACACTGCAGATGGATTTCTAA
- a CDS encoding cohesin domain-containing protein, with protein MIKSLMLSTSLLLSVATMATEGKVFLETSNTQIKTTSEFYVDVMVKDLPEVYGVQLSVSYDPQTLTLIDQNPKIAGAQLEHGNFLDTKRLYTLRNQATPKSREVQYIVSQVAPAESASGDGRLARLYFSAPTNATNTDISIKRVEFGTRHGEKHIYRTNTPLNLSFDAQFSQQEKPTPEMPDWLLVLSTLLPASLIAWIFWRKTKSQRRPDQTA; from the coding sequence ATGATAAAGAGTTTGATGTTAAGCACCTCATTGCTGCTGAGTGTTGCCACCATGGCAACTGAAGGCAAGGTATTTCTTGAAACCTCTAACACACAAATCAAGACAACCAGCGAGTTCTATGTCGATGTGATGGTCAAAGACCTACCAGAGGTATATGGCGTGCAGCTATCGGTCAGCTATGATCCACAGACACTAACGCTCATTGACCAGAACCCAAAAATCGCAGGGGCACAACTTGAGCATGGCAACTTCCTGGATACAAAGCGCTTGTATACTTTGCGCAACCAGGCAACCCCTAAATCTAGAGAAGTACAATATATCGTCAGCCAGGTGGCCCCAGCTGAAAGCGCGTCAGGAGACGGGCGATTGGCGCGGCTTTACTTCTCAGCCCCGACAAACGCGACCAATACCGACATTTCTATCAAGCGCGTCGAATTCGGTACTCGACATGGTGAGAAACACATTTATCGAACAAACACCCCTCTCAACCTGAGTTTCGATGCACAATTTAGCCAACAAGAAAAACCCACTCCAGAGATGCCTGATTGGTTGTTGGTATTATCAACCTTGTTACCAGCCTCACTCATTGCATGGATTTTCTGGCGTAAGACAAAGTCTCAACGCAGGCCGGATCAGACGGCGTGA